A single window of Nocardia higoensis DNA harbors:
- a CDS encoding ferritin-like fold-containing protein → MGAQSSAAIGVSSSVPSAQSVSSAQTRANPPIAADHPGVTELFAVLAYGEISAFYRLAEEAELSPSLRGKVAVAEMAASEMAHFQTLRTALSERGVDVFDAMAPYVRPLSAYHASTDPSTWLESMVKFYVADGIAADFYTEIAGALTPEVTAIVRDVLAETGHSEFVVEEVRRAVRDNRSERDRLTLWGRRLLGEAITQAQYVMAQRDELTDLVLAVTGDLNGIGALFERMQASHAERMAVLGI, encoded by the coding sequence ATGGGAGCACAGTCATCCGCAGCGATCGGTGTTTCGTCATCTGTCCCGTCGGCACAGTCCGTTTCGTCTGCGCAGACTCGGGCGAATCCGCCGATCGCCGCCGACCATCCGGGTGTCACCGAACTGTTCGCGGTGCTGGCCTACGGCGAGATCTCCGCGTTCTACCGTCTCGCCGAGGAAGCCGAACTCTCTCCCTCGCTGCGTGGCAAGGTCGCGGTGGCCGAGATGGCGGCCTCGGAGATGGCCCACTTCCAGACCCTGCGCACCGCGCTGAGCGAGCGCGGCGTCGACGTGTTCGACGCGATGGCGCCCTACGTGCGGCCACTGAGCGCCTATCACGCCTCCACCGATCCCTCCACCTGGCTCGAGTCGATGGTGAAGTTCTACGTCGCCGACGGCATCGCGGCGGACTTCTACACCGAGATCGCGGGCGCGCTCACCCCCGAGGTGACCGCCATCGTGCGCGACGTGCTCGCCGAGACCGGCCACTCGGAGTTCGTCGTGGAGGAGGTGCGTCGCGCGGTGCGCGACAACCGCTCCGAGCGCGACCGGCTGACCCTGTGGGGCAGGCGCCTGCTCGGCGAGGCGATCACCCAGGCGCAGTACGTGATGGCCCAGCGCGACGAGCTGACCGACCTGGTACTCGCCGTGACCGGTGATCTCAACGGCATCGGCGCGCTGTTCGAGCGCATGCAGGCCAGCCATGCCGAGCGGATGGCCGTGCTGGGCATCTGA
- a CDS encoding DUF3152 domain-containing protein: protein MTDRTERPSGGGHDVTSGVASRPDALAGNGRSPGTATETWARPDRSRQPLRARWDPTAATDNARRAPRPDRPVKKQSALGRFVSTYGWRAYALPVLLTVTALVLVDAMRGGPGLTADGEEPGFGALSAPTEGGVIGAPPGDGTFPADLPTGALPDGGPFAEAGTGQWRVVPGTSPEVGSGTEYHFSYTVEIENGVDTSGFGGDASVAKMIDSTLANPKSWVHDPKFAFRRVDAGTPDFRISLTSRQTVRTACGFEIPIDSSCYNAGLDRVLLSEARWVRGALAFDGDIGSYRQYLVNHEVGHAIGYHQHQPCETDGGLAPIMMQQTFGTDNDAIAALDPGGVVPMDSKSCRFNPWPYPRG from the coding sequence GTGACCGACCGAACGGAAAGACCGTCCGGCGGCGGGCACGATGTGACCTCGGGAGTGGCATCGCGGCCGGACGCACTCGCAGGCAACGGCCGATCCCCGGGAACCGCGACCGAGACCTGGGCGCGTCCCGACCGTTCCCGTCAACCGCTGCGCGCCCGCTGGGACCCGACCGCCGCCACCGACAACGCCCGCCGTGCTCCGCGCCCCGATCGCCCGGTCAAGAAGCAGAGCGCGCTCGGCCGCTTCGTGTCCACCTACGGCTGGCGCGCCTACGCCCTGCCGGTGTTGCTGACCGTGACCGCGCTGGTGCTGGTCGACGCGATGCGCGGTGGTCCCGGCCTCACCGCCGACGGTGAGGAACCCGGATTCGGCGCACTGAGCGCGCCGACCGAGGGCGGCGTGATCGGCGCTCCGCCCGGTGACGGCACCTTCCCCGCCGATCTGCCGACCGGCGCGCTGCCCGACGGCGGCCCCTTCGCCGAGGCGGGCACGGGCCAGTGGCGGGTGGTCCCCGGTACGAGTCCCGAGGTGGGCTCGGGAACCGAATACCACTTCTCCTACACCGTCGAGATCGAGAACGGTGTGGACACCTCGGGTTTCGGCGGTGATGCCTCGGTGGCGAAGATGATCGACAGCACCCTGGCCAATCCCAAGAGCTGGGTGCACGATCCGAAGTTCGCCTTCCGCCGCGTCGATGCGGGCACTCCCGATTTCCGTATCTCGCTCACCTCGCGCCAGACGGTCCGGACGGCCTGTGGTTTCGAGATCCCCATCGATTCCTCCTGCTACAACGCCGGCCTGGACCGGGTGCTGCTCTCGGAGGCGCGCTGGGTGCGCGGCGCCCTGGCCTTCGACGGCGACATCGGCTCCTACCGTCAATACCTGGTCAATCACGAGGTCGGCCATGCGATCGGGTACCACCAGCATCAGCCGTGTGAGACCGACGGCGGCCTGGCGCCGATCATGATGCAGCAGACCTTCGGTACCGACAACGACGCCATCGCCGCTCTCGATCCGGGCGGGGTGGTGCCGATGGACAGCAAGAGTTGCCGGTTCAATCCCTGGCCCTATCCGCGCGGCTGA
- a CDS encoding MFS transporter: MLSTLTRNHNIEHWDAEDVVAWEAGGKDIARRNLIWSVFAEHVGFSIWSIWSVMVLFMPTEKYGIDAAGKFFLMAVPTLVGALLRIPYTVATARFGGRNWTVFSAVLLLIPALLTLYFINQPGTSYTTFLVVAAFAGIGGGNFASSMTNINAFYPQRLKGWALGLNAGGGNIGVPVIQLIGLLVIATLGNEYATLICAIYLVAIAVAGIGAALYMDNLRNQKADLSFMLESLKVPQSWAIAFLYIGTFGSFIGYSFAFGQILQISFKAGGDTAAQAALHAAQIAFIGPLLGSLARPYGGKLADRLGGSKVSLATFAAMMAATVLVIGASTMADGNAGVASGGVMAVLVIGFVALFVLSGIGNGAVTKIIPSVFEAKSKSLDMSPAARSAWSQNTSGALIGFVGAIGALGGVGINLVLRSSYASTNSATTAFWVFLAFYIVCAAVTWMVFMRRPSLRSPAGDAVVESAPATPSVVSAGA; encoded by the coding sequence TTGTTGAGCACGCTGACGCGTAACCACAACATCGAGCACTGGGATGCCGAAGATGTCGTCGCCTGGGAGGCGGGCGGCAAGGACATCGCCCGTCGCAATCTGATCTGGTCGGTGTTCGCCGAGCACGTCGGATTCTCGATCTGGTCGATCTGGTCGGTCATGGTGCTGTTCATGCCGACCGAGAAGTACGGCATCGATGCCGCGGGCAAGTTCTTCCTGATGGCGGTGCCGACCCTGGTCGGCGCGCTGCTGCGCATCCCCTACACCGTGGCCACCGCCCGTTTCGGCGGTCGCAACTGGACGGTGTTCTCCGCGGTGCTGCTGCTGATCCCGGCGCTGCTGACGCTGTACTTCATCAACCAGCCCGGCACCTCGTACACCACGTTCCTGGTGGTGGCGGCCTTCGCGGGCATCGGCGGCGGCAACTTCGCCTCCTCGATGACCAACATCAACGCCTTCTACCCGCAGCGGCTCAAAGGCTGGGCGCTGGGCTTGAACGCGGGCGGCGGCAATATCGGCGTGCCGGTGATCCAGCTGATCGGCCTGCTGGTCATCGCCACCCTCGGCAACGAGTACGCCACCCTCATCTGCGCGATCTACCTGGTCGCCATCGCGGTGGCGGGCATCGGCGCGGCGCTGTACATGGACAACCTGCGTAACCAGAAGGCCGACCTGTCCTTCATGCTCGAGTCGCTGAAGGTTCCGCAGTCCTGGGCCATCGCCTTTCTCTACATCGGCACCTTCGGCTCGTTCATCGGCTACAGCTTCGCCTTCGGCCAGATCCTGCAGATCAGCTTCAAGGCGGGCGGGGACACCGCCGCCCAGGCCGCACTGCACGCCGCGCAGATCGCCTTCATCGGCCCGCTGCTCGGATCGCTGGCCCGCCCCTACGGCGGCAAGCTGGCCGACCGCCTCGGCGGCAGCAAGGTCTCGCTGGCCACCTTCGCCGCGATGATGGCCGCCACCGTGCTGGTCATCGGCGCGAGCACGATGGCCGACGGCAACGCGGGCGTCGCGAGCGGAGGCGTGATGGCCGTGCTGGTCATCGGCTTCGTCGCCCTGTTCGTGCTCTCCGGCATCGGCAACGGCGCGGTCACCAAGATCATCCCGTCGGTCTTCGAGGCCAAGTCCAAGAGCCTGGACATGAGCCCGGCCGCGCGTTCGGCCTGGTCGCAGAACACCTCCGGCGCGCTCATCGGCTTCGTCGGCGCCATCGGCGCGCTCGGCGGCGTGGGCATCAACCTGGTGCTGCGCTCTTCCTACGCCTCCACCAACTCCGCGACCACCGCGTTCTGGGTCTTCCTGGCCTTCTACATCGTCTGCGCCGCGGTCACCTGGATGGTCTTCATGCGCCGGCCGAGCCTGCGCTCGCCCGCGGGCGACGCGGTCGTCGAATCCGCTCCCGCCACTCCGTCCGTCGTGTCCGCCGGCGCCTGA
- a CDS encoding FadR/GntR family transcriptional regulator yields the protein MQPVRRTSLIAQVTEQLRAEVRSGRWPIGSRIPTEPELTELTGTGRNTVREAVQALVHAGMLQRRQGSGTYVVAGSEVGGTLGKYFADARDRDVIELRLALDTTAAALAARRRDDDDIAELRRLLAARVAQDWRLDPEAMATDVALHRAIVAASHNAVYLEFYDSLVSRIEEVNRAHAAKTDQSYSDEHTALVQAIIDGDPERAARTARCLLHTVLAVYPDPDLA from the coding sequence GTGCAACCCGTCCGGCGCACCAGCCTCATCGCCCAGGTAACCGAGCAACTGCGCGCCGAGGTCCGCTCCGGCCGGTGGCCGATCGGCTCCCGCATTCCCACCGAACCCGAACTCACCGAATTGACCGGCACCGGGCGCAATACCGTCCGCGAAGCCGTGCAGGCCCTCGTGCACGCGGGGATGCTGCAGCGCCGCCAGGGTTCGGGCACCTACGTCGTGGCGGGCTCGGAGGTCGGCGGCACCCTCGGCAAGTACTTCGCCGACGCCCGCGACCGTGACGTGATCGAACTGCGTCTGGCACTGGACACTACCGCCGCCGCGCTGGCCGCGCGCCGCCGCGACGACGACGACATCGCCGAACTGCGCAGGCTGCTCGCGGCACGCGTCGCCCAGGACTGGCGCCTCGACCCCGAGGCGATGGCCACCGACGTGGCGTTGCACCGCGCGATCGTGGCCGCCAGTCACAATGCCGTCTATCTGGAGTTCTACGACTCGCTGGTGTCCCGGATCGAAGAGGTCAACCGCGCGCACGCCGCGAAGACCGACCAGTCCTATAGCGACGAGCACACCGCACTCGTCCAGGCGATCATCGACGGCGATCCCGAGCGGGCCGCCCGGACCGCGCGCTGCCTTCTGCACACGGTCCTGGCCGTGTATCCCGATCCCGACCTCGCGTGA
- a CDS encoding DUF3107 domain-containing protein, whose protein sequence is MEVKIGISDSPRELVITSTQTPDEVEALVSEALNGAEGIVKLTDDKGRTFLVQAAKVAYVEIGTSTVGRVGFAAI, encoded by the coding sequence GTGGAGGTCAAGATCGGTATTTCGGATAGCCCCCGCGAGTTGGTCATCACCAGCACGCAGACGCCGGATGAGGTCGAGGCGCTGGTGTCCGAGGCGCTGAACGGGGCCGAGGGCATCGTGAAGCTGACCGACGACAAGGGGCGTACGTTCCTGGTGCAGGCCGCCAAGGTCGCCTACGTCGAGATCGGCACCTCCACCGTGGGCCGGGTCGGCTTCGCCGCCATCTGA
- a CDS encoding MFS transporter: MTATAAAAGQHSETPAFTHQKRGRWLDRWDPDNTAFWESGGSRTARKNLGFSVFAENLGFSVWVIWGTVVTSMGAAGFSFLEGLGKGNPIAVSNALLLTSTPTLVGAALRIPYTFAIPRFGGRAFTAFSAAMLLIPTLGLAWFVNQPGTPMWVFMLLAALAGFGGGNFSSSMANISFFFPEGKKGAALGINAAGGNLGVAQTQLILPLLITLGTHLTAKDAAGYRFGITLSVLVWVPFILIATFGALRYMDSITTAKSDGKSYKLALTNRHTWVMSFLYIGTFGSFIGFSFAFPTLIKANFPDLAKISWITTLGNLAFLGALVGSFSRPLGGWISDKMGGAKITVAVFTGMALSVAAIVAALELRSFPLYLTAFLVLFVLTGIGNGSTYRMIPSIFSAESKKYAAEHGLDLTEAAASAKRQAGAAIGVIGAIGASGGYLLQQALRLSNINFGSMTPAFWAYAGAFLVMAGVTWFFYLRSSFVVGRVPSLAYARV; the protein is encoded by the coding sequence ATGACCGCCACAGCAGCTGCCGCCGGCCAGCATTCGGAAACGCCGGCATTCACGCACCAGAAGCGTGGACGCTGGCTCGACAGATGGGATCCCGACAACACCGCGTTCTGGGAATCCGGCGGAAGCCGCACCGCCCGAAAGAATCTCGGCTTCTCGGTGTTCGCGGAGAACCTCGGATTCAGCGTCTGGGTCATCTGGGGCACCGTTGTCACCAGCATGGGCGCCGCGGGCTTCTCGTTCCTCGAGGGACTCGGCAAGGGCAACCCGATCGCGGTGAGCAACGCGCTGCTGCTGACCTCCACCCCGACCCTGGTCGGTGCGGCGCTGCGCATCCCCTACACCTTCGCCATCCCTCGCTTCGGCGGCCGCGCGTTCACCGCGTTCAGTGCCGCGATGTTGCTGATCCCGACTCTCGGCCTGGCCTGGTTCGTCAACCAGCCCGGCACGCCGATGTGGGTGTTCATGCTGCTGGCCGCGCTCGCCGGTTTCGGCGGCGGCAACTTCTCCTCGTCGATGGCCAACATCTCGTTCTTCTTCCCCGAGGGCAAGAAGGGCGCCGCGCTGGGTATCAACGCCGCGGGCGGCAACCTCGGCGTCGCGCAGACCCAGCTGATACTGCCCCTGCTGATCACCCTCGGCACCCACCTGACCGCGAAAGACGCGGCGGGCTACCGATTCGGCATCACGCTCTCGGTCCTGGTCTGGGTGCCGTTCATCCTGATCGCGACCTTCGGCGCGCTGCGCTACATGGACTCCATCACCACCGCCAAGTCCGACGGCAAGTCCTACAAGCTGGCCCTCACCAATCGGCACACCTGGGTGATGTCGTTCCTCTACATCGGCACCTTCGGCTCGTTCATCGGCTTCTCCTTCGCCTTCCCGACCCTGATCAAGGCCAACTTCCCCGACCTGGCCAAGATCAGCTGGATCACCACCCTGGGCAATCTGGCCTTCCTCGGCGCGCTCGTCGGCTCGTTCAGCCGTCCGCTCGGCGGGTGGATCTCCGACAAGATGGGCGGGGCGAAGATCACCGTGGCGGTCTTCACCGGCATGGCGCTGTCGGTGGCGGCCATCGTGGCGGCGCTGGAGCTGCGCAGTTTTCCGCTGTACCTGACCGCGTTCCTGGTGCTGTTCGTACTCACCGGTATCGGCAACGGCTCGACCTACCGGATGATCCCGTCGATCTTCAGCGCGGAATCCAAGAAGTACGCCGCCGAACACGGCCTCGACCTGACCGAAGCCGCGGCCTCGGCCAAGCGGCAGGCCGGTGCGGCGATCGGCGTCATCGGCGCGATCGGCGCCTCCGGCGGGTACCTGCTGCAGCAGGCGCTTCGACTGTCCAACATCAACTTCGGCAGCATGACCCCGGCATTCTGGGCCTACGCGGGAGCCTTCCTGGTGATGGCCGGCGTCACCTGGTTCTTCTACCTGCGTTCCTCGTTCGTGGTCGGGCGGGTCCCCTCGCTGGCTTACGCACGGGTGTGA
- a CDS encoding TIGR02569 family protein, translating into MTTPGDAEPPEHVRSTFGLRGIAPVYLGDWEGGWRCGDVVLTPVADHARAAWSARVRETLRVDGLRLARPVRATDGRYVVSGWRADTYLSGAPQPRHDEVVSVSLRLHQATADLERPRFLAQPPIAPWAEVDIFVAADRAAWEQVPLRSLRAGGIATPSTPDGHRSLELIGQLATLRKQVRTPPQLVHGDLFGTVLFQGAEVPGLSDIVPYWRPAPWAAGVVVVDALSWGGADDGLLERWSELPEWPQMLLRAVMFRLAVHALHPRSTPDAFPGLARTADMVRFLL; encoded by the coding sequence GTGACCACCCCCGGCGACGCGGAACCCCCCGAGCACGTGCGCTCCACGTTCGGTCTGCGTGGGATCGCGCCCGTCTACCTGGGCGACTGGGAGGGGGGCTGGCGCTGTGGCGACGTGGTGCTGACGCCGGTCGCCGATCACGCGAGAGCCGCGTGGTCGGCGCGGGTCCGCGAGACGCTGCGCGTGGACGGTCTGCGGCTGGCGCGGCCGGTGCGCGCCACCGACGGCAGGTATGTGGTGTCGGGCTGGCGCGCCGACACCTATCTGTCCGGCGCCCCGCAACCACGTCACGACGAAGTCGTCTCGGTGTCGCTGCGGCTGCACCAGGCCACCGCGGACCTGGAACGTCCCCGGTTCCTGGCCCAACCACCCATCGCGCCCTGGGCCGAGGTGGACATCTTCGTCGCCGCCGACCGCGCCGCCTGGGAACAGGTGCCGCTGCGCAGCCTGCGCGCGGGCGGGATCGCCACGCCCAGCACACCGGACGGTCATCGCAGCCTGGAACTGATCGGTCAGCTGGCCACTCTGCGCAAGCAGGTGCGCACTCCGCCGCAACTCGTGCACGGCGACCTGTTCGGCACCGTGCTGTTCCAGGGTGCCGAGGTGCCCGGCCTGTCCGACATCGTGCCGTACTGGCGGCCCGCCCCCTGGGCGGCGGGCGTGGTGGTGGTCGACGCGCTGTCGTGGGGCGGCGCCGACGACGGCCTGCTCGAGCGCTGGTCGGAGCTACCCGAGTGGCCGCAGATGTTGTTGCGAGCGGTCATGTTTCGGCTCGCGGTGCACGCACTGCATCCACGCTCGACACCCGATGCGTTCCCGGGATTGGCGCGCACCGCGGACATGGTCCGCTTTCTGCTCTGA
- a CDS encoding PQQ-binding-like beta-propeller repeat protein — protein MLAPERRTRADIIAAIGIAVAVLLAAIVVWARGDATGTESVTAVEPATTPSAAVELPTTLRELWHAPDDASDRALVAGGAVVTASDGTVTGRDPDSGAELWHYRRDMPLCGVEAQFGMVVAVYRDERGCSQATMLSGNDGARRTARSSYMDDEVRLSVDGTYLLAYGDERLEVWRSDLVRTVEYGYVDAPVNVKTQPRRGCALLSAASGSSRLAVLESCPDDAAIRLTVMNPSPKDNTVPEEYGSRVLTGPGAQSREAKVLAVSDSKILLYQPGAESGSESVPPRLSVFDGNGNPLAVHELPAPMKDPRTTRVGSVSLVHTGSDLIALNSATFEPQWTVPGAIGTPAAMATRLLVPVPDAIVAVDLISGAEVARIPVDRSGGADAEISLAVLGEIVLEQRGDTLFGLG, from the coding sequence GTGCTCGCACCAGAGCGGCGAACGCGCGCCGACATCATCGCCGCCATCGGTATCGCGGTCGCGGTGCTGCTCGCCGCGATCGTGGTGTGGGCGCGCGGCGACGCCACCGGTACCGAATCGGTGACGGCGGTCGAGCCGGCGACCACCCCGTCGGCCGCGGTCGAACTTCCCACCACTCTGCGGGAGTTGTGGCACGCCCCCGACGACGCGAGCGATCGCGCTCTCGTCGCCGGGGGCGCGGTCGTCACCGCCTCCGACGGCACCGTCACCGGACGCGATCCGGACAGCGGCGCCGAACTGTGGCACTACCGCAGGGACATGCCGCTGTGCGGGGTGGAAGCGCAGTTCGGCATGGTGGTGGCCGTCTACCGGGACGAGCGCGGATGCAGCCAGGCCACCATGCTCTCCGGCAACGACGGCGCGCGCCGCACCGCACGCAGCAGTTACATGGACGACGAGGTACGGCTGTCGGTGGACGGCACCTACCTGCTGGCCTACGGCGACGAGCGACTGGAAGTGTGGCGTTCGGATCTGGTGCGCACCGTCGAATACGGCTATGTCGACGCGCCGGTGAACGTGAAAACCCAACCCCGCCGGGGTTGCGCGCTGCTCTCGGCGGCCTCCGGCTCGTCGCGGCTGGCGGTGCTGGAATCGTGTCCGGACGACGCGGCCATCCGCCTGACGGTGATGAACCCGTCGCCCAAGGACAACACCGTCCCCGAGGAATACGGTTCCCGCGTACTGACCGGGCCCGGGGCACAGTCGCGTGAAGCGAAGGTGCTCGCGGTGTCCGACAGCAAGATCCTGCTCTACCAGCCGGGCGCCGAGTCGGGTTCGGAGTCCGTGCCGCCGCGCCTGTCGGTTTTCGACGGCAACGGCAATCCGCTTGCCGTGCACGAGCTTCCGGCGCCGATGAAGGATCCGCGGACGACCAGGGTGGGGTCGGTGTCGTTGGTGCACACCGGCTCGGACCTGATCGCGCTGAACTCGGCCACCTTCGAGCCGCAGTGGACGGTCCCGGGCGCGATCGGCACACCGGCGGCGATGGCGACCCGGCTGCTGGTGCCGGTGCCCGATGCCATCGTGGCCGTGGATCTGATCAGCGGGGCCGAGGTGGCACGTATCCCCGTCGACCGCTCCGGCGGGGCGGACGCGGAGATATCCCTCGCCGTCCTCGGCGAGATCGTGCTCGAGCAGCGCGGCGACACCCTCTTCGGGCTCGGCTGA
- a CDS encoding alpha/beta fold hydrolase, with translation MSIADTVTLAARNAWALTFGTGVEAPEPTASTVLWDRPHRQLRRFERDELRDGAGGAHPPVLLVPPLAAPASCFDLRPDQSLARFLLGTGRTPYLVDYGEIGYADRRMGFEDWIDDILPDAVLRASADAAGAPVDLVGWSIGGTLSLLAAAAHAHLPIRSITAVGSPLDYDEMPGMSSVRTVARIDGGRTVSTAVRATGVPAPLTRAAYRATAWNRELTRPWFVASNIARTESLAKMESIDRFMAAMPGYPGRFYAQLWERLVLANDIGRGGLNLRGRRIALSEVNTPVLLIGGTTDVITPARAVAAGARLLSGAPFVRYDTVPGGHLGILTGETARETTWAHLEKFLAEVS, from the coding sequence GTGAGCATCGCAGACACCGTCACCCTCGCCGCCCGCAATGCCTGGGCACTGACCTTCGGTACCGGCGTCGAAGCGCCCGAGCCCACCGCGTCGACGGTGCTCTGGGATCGACCGCATCGGCAACTGCGCCGATTCGAGCGCGACGAGCTCCGCGACGGCGCCGGGGGCGCGCACCCGCCGGTGTTGCTGGTGCCCCCGCTGGCCGCGCCCGCGAGCTGCTTCGACCTGCGGCCGGACCAGAGCCTGGCACGCTTCCTGCTCGGGACCGGGCGCACCCCGTACCTGGTCGACTACGGCGAGATCGGCTACGCCGACCGGCGGATGGGCTTCGAGGACTGGATCGACGACATCCTGCCCGACGCCGTCCTGCGGGCCAGTGCCGATGCCGCCGGGGCACCGGTCGACCTGGTCGGCTGGTCGATCGGCGGCACGCTGTCGTTGCTCGCCGCCGCCGCGCACGCGCATCTGCCGATCCGCTCCATCACCGCGGTCGGTTCGCCGCTGGACTACGACGAGATGCCGGGGATGAGTTCGGTGCGCACCGTCGCCAGGATCGACGGCGGCCGCACCGTCTCGACCGCCGTGCGCGCCACGGGCGTGCCCGCGCCGCTGACCCGCGCCGCCTATCGGGCGACGGCGTGGAACCGGGAACTGACCAGGCCCTGGTTCGTCGCCAGCAATATCGCGCGCACCGAATCACTGGCCAAGATGGAGTCCATCGACCGGTTCATGGCCGCGATGCCCGGCTACCCGGGCCGCTTCTACGCGCAGCTGTGGGAACGGCTGGTGCTGGCCAACGACATCGGTCGCGGCGGGCTGAACCTGCGAGGCAGGCGCATCGCGCTGTCGGAGGTGAACACACCGGTGCTGCTCATCGGCGGCACGACCGACGTGATCACCCCGGCCAGGGCCGTGGCGGCGGGCGCGCGGTTGCTGAGCGGTGCGCCGTTCGTCCGCTACGACACGGTGCCCGGCGGCCATCTGGGCATTCTCACCGGCGAAACCGCACGCGAGACCACCTGGGCCCATCTGGAAAAGTTCCTCGCCGAAGTGTCCTGA
- the moeZ gene encoding adenylyltransferase/sulfurtransferase MoeZ, producing the protein MSLSKSLPPLVEPAADLSKDEIARYSRHLIIPDVGVDGQKRLRNAKVLVIGAGGLGSPALLYLAAAGVGTLGIVEFDEVDASNLQRQVIHGQSDIGRPKAESARDSILEINSDVDVRLHQFRLEPDNAVELFAQYDLILDGTDNFATRYLVNDAAVLAGKPYVWGSIYRFEGQASVFWEDAPDGRGINYRDLYPEAPPPGMVPSCAEGGVLGVLCASIGSIMVTEAIKLITGIGEPLLGRLMVYDALDMTYRTIKLRRDPERRPITELIDYEAFCGVVSEEGQAASAGSTITAKELEDLIDSGKEIELIDVREPVEWDIVRIEGATLIPKDRILSGEALSDLPQNRPIVLYCKTGIRSAEALAVLKSAGFSDATHVQGGIVAWATQIDPSLPVY; encoded by the coding sequence GTGTCACTATCGAAGTCCCTGCCGCCGCTGGTCGAGCCGGCCGCGGATCTGAGCAAGGACGAGATCGCTCGCTACAGCCGCCACCTGATCATTCCCGACGTGGGTGTGGACGGGCAGAAGCGGCTGAGGAACGCCAAGGTGCTGGTGATCGGCGCGGGCGGACTCGGCTCACCCGCCCTGCTGTATCTGGCCGCCGCAGGTGTCGGCACGCTCGGCATCGTGGAGTTCGACGAGGTCGACGCGTCGAATCTGCAGCGTCAGGTCATCCACGGTCAGTCCGACATCGGCAGGCCGAAGGCCGAGAGCGCCCGCGATTCCATTCTCGAGATCAACTCGGATGTGGACGTGCGGCTGCACCAGTTCCGTCTGGAACCGGACAATGCCGTGGAACTGTTCGCCCAGTACGACCTGATCCTGGACGGCACCGACAACTTCGCCACCCGTTACCTGGTCAACGACGCCGCCGTGCTGGCGGGCAAGCCGTACGTCTGGGGGTCGATCTACCGGTTCGAGGGCCAGGCCTCGGTGTTCTGGGAGGACGCGCCGGACGGCCGCGGCATCAACTACCGCGACCTCTACCCCGAGGCCCCGCCGCCGGGCATGGTGCCCTCCTGCGCCGAAGGTGGCGTGCTCGGCGTGTTGTGCGCTTCGATCGGCTCGATCATGGTCACCGAGGCGATCAAGCTGATCACCGGCATCGGCGAGCCGCTGCTGGGCAGGCTGATGGTCTACGACGCACTGGACATGACCTATCGGACCATCAAGCTGCGTCGCGATCCGGAACGTCGCCCGATCACCGAGCTGATCGACTACGAGGCTTTCTGCGGTGTGGTGTCCGAGGAAGGCCAGGCCGCTTCCGCCGGGTCCACGATCACCGCGAAGGAGCTCGAGGATCTGATCGACTCGGGCAAGGAGATCGAGCTGATCGATGTGCGCGAGCCGGTCGAGTGGGACATCGTGCGTATCGAGGGCGCCACGCTGATCCCGAAGGATCGCATCCTCTCCGGCGAAGCGCTCTCCGATCTGCCGCAGAACCGGCCGATCGTGCTGTACTGCAAGACCGGCATCCGCTCGGCCGAAGCGCTGGCCGTGCTCAAGAGCGCCGGTTTCTCCGATGCCACCCATGTGCAGGGCGGCATCGTGGCCTGGGCCACCCAGATCGACCCGTCGCTGCCGGTTTACTGA
- a CDS encoding TetR/AcrR family transcriptional regulator, producing the protein MTDLVDRMTGRRLSSDAPQPTKRGTRLPRDERRQQLLHAASEVFVLRGYHAAGMDEISQVAGVSKPVLYQHFTSKLELYIAVLQNYVDMLVSSVRQALRSTTDNKQRVRAAVQAYFDFVDNEMQGFRLVFESDLTSEPQVQRRVEQATEACVDAVFDLVAHDSGLDPYRARILAVGLVGASQFTARYWLEADRPIPKEEAVDTTVALAWGGLSHVPLHNEERRV; encoded by the coding sequence ATGACCGACCTCGTGGACCGGATGACAGGCCGCAGGCTGTCCTCCGATGCCCCGCAGCCGACCAAACGCGGCACCCGGCTGCCGCGCGACGAACGGCGGCAGCAGCTACTCCACGCGGCGAGCGAGGTGTTCGTGCTACGCGGCTACCACGCCGCGGGCATGGACGAGATCTCCCAGGTCGCTGGCGTCAGCAAACCCGTGCTGTATCAGCACTTCACGAGCAAGCTCGAGCTCTACATCGCGGTACTGCAGAACTATGTCGACATGCTGGTGTCGAGCGTGCGCCAGGCGCTGCGCTCCACCACCGACAACAAGCAGCGCGTCCGCGCGGCCGTGCAGGCCTACTTCGATTTCGTGGACAACGAGATGCAGGGCTTCCGGTTGGTCTTCGAATCGGATCTGACCAGCGAGCCGCAGGTACAGCGCCGGGTCGAGCAGGCCACCGAGGCCTGTGTGGACGCGGTCTTCGACCTGGTCGCCCACGACTCCGGTCTGGACCCCTACCGCGCCCGGATCCTGGCCGTCGGCCTGGTCGGCGCCAGCCAGTTCACCGCGCGCTACTGGCTGGAGGCGGACCGCCCGATCCCGAAGGAAGAGGCCGTCGACACCACCGTCGCGCTGGCCTGGGGTGGTCTGTCGCACGTCCCGCTGCACAACGAGGAACGCCGGGTCTAG